One window of Arcobacter sp. LA11 genomic DNA carries:
- a CDS encoding biotin/lipoate A/B protein ligase family protein has translation MIDKKSKFRVIITEQKSAKENMAIDDALLSSYKNEDLAILRLYTWNKDSLTIGVSQNFSNYAFIEKPDEIGAKRITGGGILFHGHDLSYSLVIPTEFLKDYNIKKSYETICSFILKFYGKLGLNVCYAKDNENIQLSKSEYCQVGFEAYDILVNGKKIGGNAQRRTKKAIFQHGSIPIFKTKDDEKFGNSLEDVNINTTFEEAIKLLIASFEDSFNVEIEYSNLTKEEEEKKVLLLKDKYDYASK, from the coding sequence TTGATAGACAAAAAAAGCAAGTTTAGAGTTATAATTACAGAACAAAAAAGTGCTAAAGAAAATATGGCTATAGATGATGCCCTATTATCATCATATAAAAATGAAGATTTAGCAATTTTAAGATTATATACTTGGAACAAAGATTCACTTACAATTGGTGTATCTCAGAACTTTTCTAATTATGCTTTTATTGAAAAACCAGATGAAATTGGAGCAAAAAGGATAACAGGTGGTGGTATTCTTTTTCATGGTCATGACTTGTCATATTCTTTAGTTATTCCAACAGAATTTTTAAAAGATTATAATATAAAAAAATCTTATGAAACTATATGTTCATTTATACTTAAATTTTATGGAAAACTAGGTCTAAATGTTTGTTATGCGAAAGATAATGAAAATATTCAATTATCAAAAAGTGAGTATTGTCAAGTAGGATTTGAAGCCTATGATATATTAGTAAATGGTAAAAAAATTGGTGGAAATGCACAAAGAAGAACAAAAAAGGCAATTTTTCAACACGGTTCTATACCAATTTTTAAAACAAAAGATGATGAAAAATTTGGAAATTCATTAGAAGATGTAAATATAAATACAACTTTTGAAGAAGCAATAAAATTATTAATTGCTTCATTTGAAGACTCATTCAATGTAGAAATTGAGTATTCAAATCTTACAAAAGAGGAAGAAGAAAAAAAAGTGTTATTATTAAAGGATAAATATGACTATGCCAGCAAGTAA
- the lpdA gene encoding dihydrolipoyl dehydrogenase gives MSTLVDIVIPDLGGDKDVDLIEVMVEVGDEVEVEDGLITLETEKASMDVPTTQAGIIKEILVKVGDKVNSGDLIARVEVQGASTEEKKEEVKAAPAASISTPASQNVEVNSNANEVKGQVLVIGAGPGGYSAAFRCADLGLDTVLVERHPTLGGVCLNVGCIPSKALLHVAKVIEEAEHVEHAGVKFGKPEVDLAGVAAYKSGVVKKLTDGLSAMAKMRKVKVIQGNATFLDDKSVIVEHTDKVGQQTKVTFDNCIIAAGSQSSKMSFIPHEDPRIWDSTNALEVKEVPKRLLVMGGGIIGLEMGTVYEKLGSKVDVVVRGPQLMTGTDKDIVKVYTKANEKRFNFMFKTQTQAIIPKEDGIYVEFKGDNAPAEPQMYDAVLVAMGRTPNGLKIGLENAGVEVDEWGFISTDNQLRTNVPHIFAIGDIIGGPMLAHKAVHEGHVAAEVIAGHKVFFEPKQIPGIAYTFPEISTAGMSEIEAKEAGINYEVASFPWSASGRAIASDVAGAGLTKLIFDKDTHQLIGGAIVGDNSGELLGEISLALEMDCDAEDIGLTIHAHPTLHESVGMAAEIFDGTITDLPNAKAIKKK, from the coding sequence ATGAGTACACTAGTAGATATCGTTATTCCTGACTTAGGTGGAGATAAAGACGTAGATTTAATCGAAGTTATGGTTGAAGTTGGTGATGAAGTTGAAGTTGAAGATGGATTAATTACATTAGAGACTGAAAAAGCTTCTATGGACGTACCTACAACCCAAGCAGGTATTATTAAAGAGATACTTGTAAAAGTTGGGGATAAAGTAAACTCTGGTGATTTAATTGCTAGAGTTGAAGTTCAAGGTGCATCAACTGAAGAGAAAAAAGAAGAAGTAAAAGCAGCACCAGCTGCAAGTATTTCAACTCCTGCATCTCAAAATGTTGAAGTTAATAGTAATGCTAATGAAGTAAAAGGACAAGTTCTTGTAATAGGAGCTGGACCTGGTGGATATTCTGCAGCATTTAGATGTGCAGATTTAGGTTTAGATACTGTTTTAGTTGAAAGACATCCAACTTTAGGTGGAGTTTGTTTAAATGTAGGATGTATCCCTTCAAAAGCTTTACTTCATGTTGCAAAAGTAATTGAAGAAGCTGAACATGTAGAGCATGCAGGTGTAAAGTTTGGTAAGCCAGAAGTTGATTTAGCGGGTGTTGCAGCTTATAAGTCAGGTGTTGTTAAGAAACTTACTGATGGTTTAAGTGCAATGGCTAAGATGAGAAAAGTAAAAGTTATTCAAGGTAATGCAACATTCCTTGATGATAAATCTGTAATTGTTGAACATACTGATAAAGTAGGTCAACAAACAAAAGTTACTTTTGATAATTGTATTATTGCAGCTGGTTCACAGAGTTCAAAAATGTCATTTATTCCCCATGAAGATCCAAGAATTTGGGATTCTACAAATGCTTTAGAAGTAAAAGAAGTTCCAAAAAGATTACTTGTAATGGGTGGTGGAATTATTGGACTTGAAATGGGTACAGTTTATGAGAAACTTGGTTCAAAAGTTGATGTAGTAGTACGTGGCCCTCAACTAATGACAGGAACAGATAAAGATATTGTAAAAGTATATACAAAAGCAAATGAGAAGAGATTTAACTTTATGTTTAAAACTCAAACTCAAGCAATTATCCCTAAAGAAGATGGTATTTATGTAGAGTTTAAAGGTGATAATGCACCTGCTGAACCTCAAATGTATGATGCTGTTCTTGTTGCAATGGGAAGAACTCCAAATGGTTTAAAAATTGGATTAGAAAATGCTGGTGTTGAAGTAGATGAATGGGGATTTATTAGTACTGATAATCAACTAAGAACTAATGTTCCTCATATCTTTGCTATTGGTGATATTATTGGTGGTCCAATGCTAGCACATAAAGCTGTACATGAAGGTCATGTTGCTGCTGAAGTTATTGCTGGACACAAAGTATTCTTTGAACCAAAACAAATTCCAGGAATTGCTTATACTTTCCCAGAAATTTCTACAGCTGGTATGAGTGAGATAGAAGCTAAAGAAGCTGGTATCAATTATGAAGTAGCAAGTTTCCCTTGGTCTGCATCAGGAAGAGCAATTGCCTCTGATGTTGCAGGAGCTGGGCTTACAAAACTTATTTTTGATAAAGACACACACCAATTAATTGGTGGTGCAATTGTTGGAGATAACTCAGGTGAACTTCTTGGTGAAATTTCTTTAGCCCTAGAAATGGATTGTGATGCAGAGGATATTGGATTGACTATCCATGCGCACCCAACTCTGCATGAATCTGTTGGTATGGCTGCTGAAATTTTTGACGGAACAATTACTGATTTACCAAATGCGAAAGCAATAAAAAAGAAATAA
- the aceE gene encoding pyruvate dehydrogenase (acetyl-transferring), homodimeric type — MSEINLNDINPEETLEWIDALDAVLEEEGPQRAHFLLEKLIDNARRNGAHIPHSANTAYLNTIPVDQEPKMPANHDLERKIRSIIRWNAQTMVLRASKKDLELGGHIASFQSSATLYDVAFNHFFKAPNDKDGGDLVFYQGHIAPGIYARSFVEGRLSEDQMDNFRQEAFADGLSSYPHPKLMPNYWQFPTVSMGLGPIQAIYQARFLKYLTDRGIKDCSGQKVYCYMGDGECDEPESLGAIGLAGREGLDNLVFVINCNLQRLDGPVRGNGKIIQELEGNFRGNGWKVVKVVWGRHWDALLKKDKSGKLQQLMEETVDGEYQNFKQKGGAYTREHFFNKYPETAKLVENMSDDEIWRLNRGGHDPVKVYAAYKKAQDTKGKPTVILAKTVKGYGMGEAAEGKNIAHGVKKVDTTVLRQFRDRFDIPVSDEDVDNLKYYRPADDSEEMQYMKARRAELGGSVPQRRQKFSTPLEIPALEKFDGVLKGSGDREISTTMAFVRVLNILVKDKKIGKNIVPIVPDEARTFGMEGMFRQLGIYSSEGQKYIPQDKDQVAYYKEDKKGQVLQEGINELGAMGSWVAAATSYSVNDCPMIPFYIFYSMFGFQRTGDICWAAGDQMARGFLVGGTSGRTTLNGEGLQHEDGHSHVIANTIPNCVTYDPTYGYEVAVIVQDGINRMYGEKQEDVFYYLTTLNENYKQPAMPEGAVDGILKGIYKLKDVEAKNDYKVKLLGSGSILEQVRVASEVLASEYGIASEVYSVTSYNELTREAQDVERYNLLNVEAEDKVPYIDQVLGQDEENIIVSTTDYIKSYSEQLSPFVSGSFKALGTDGFGRSDSRANLRSFFEVDSDFVVFTTLAQLAKAGKVENSVVLEAMKKYNIDANKINPLKA, encoded by the coding sequence ATGTCAGAAATAAACTTAAACGATATTAATCCAGAAGAAACTCTTGAATGGATTGATGCTCTAGACGCTGTTTTAGAGGAAGAAGGGCCCCAACGAGCTCATTTTCTATTAGAAAAGCTAATTGATAATGCAAGAAGAAATGGAGCACACATCCCACACAGTGCTAACACTGCATATCTTAACACAATCCCAGTTGACCAAGAACCAAAGATGCCAGCTAATCATGATTTAGAAAGAAAAATAAGATCAATTATTAGATGGAATGCACAAACTATGGTTTTAAGAGCATCTAAGAAAGATTTAGAGCTTGGTGGGCATATTGCATCATTCCAATCATCTGCTACTCTATATGATGTAGCATTTAACCACTTTTTCAAAGCGCCAAATGATAAAGATGGTGGAGACTTAGTATTTTATCAAGGACATATTGCTCCAGGTATATACGCAAGATCGTTTGTAGAAGGAAGACTTTCTGAAGATCAAATGGATAACTTTAGACAAGAAGCATTTGCTGATGGTCTATCATCTTATCCTCATCCAAAACTTATGCCAAATTATTGGCAATTTCCAACAGTATCAATGGGTCTTGGACCAATTCAAGCTATTTATCAAGCTAGATTCTTAAAATACTTAACTGACAGAGGTATTAAAGACTGTAGTGGACAAAAAGTATATTGTTATATGGGTGATGGTGAATGTGATGAACCAGAATCTTTAGGTGCAATTGGGCTTGCAGGTAGAGAAGGGTTAGACAATTTAGTATTTGTTATTAACTGTAACTTACAAAGACTTGATGGTCCAGTAAGAGGAAATGGTAAAATCATTCAAGAACTTGAAGGTAACTTTAGAGGAAATGGATGGAAAGTTGTTAAAGTTGTATGGGGTAGACATTGGGATGCTTTACTTAAGAAAGATAAATCTGGTAAATTACAACAATTAATGGAAGAGACTGTTGATGGTGAGTACCAAAACTTCAAACAAAAAGGTGGAGCTTACACAAGAGAACATTTCTTTAACAAATACCCTGAAACTGCAAAACTTGTAGAAAATATGAGTGATGATGAAATCTGGAGATTAAACAGAGGTGGACATGATCCTGTTAAAGTTTATGCTGCATATAAAAAAGCACAAGATACAAAAGGTAAACCAACTGTAATTTTAGCTAAAACTGTTAAAGGTTACGGAATGGGTGAAGCAGCAGAGGGTAAAAATATTGCTCACGGTGTTAAAAAAGTTGATACTACTGTATTAAGACAATTTAGAGATAGATTTGATATTCCAGTTTCTGACGAAGATGTTGATAACTTAAAATACTACAGACCAGCTGATGATTCAGAAGAAATGCAATATATGAAAGCTAGACGTGCAGAACTAGGTGGTTCTGTTCCACAAAGAAGACAAAAATTCTCAACTCCTTTAGAAATTCCTGCATTAGAAAAATTTGATGGTGTATTAAAAGGTTCTGGAGATAGAGAAATTTCTACAACAATGGCATTTGTTAGAGTTTTAAATATTTTAGTAAAAGATAAAAAAATTGGTAAAAATATTGTTCCAATTGTTCCTGATGAAGCAAGAACATTTGGTATGGAAGGTATGTTTAGACAATTAGGTATTTATTCTTCTGAAGGTCAAAAATATATTCCACAAGATAAAGATCAAGTAGCATACTATAAAGAAGATAAAAAAGGTCAAGTACTTCAAGAAGGTATTAATGAACTTGGAGCAATGGGTTCTTGGGTTGCAGCAGCTACTTCATACTCTGTAAATGATTGTCCAATGATTCCATTCTATATTTTCTATTCAATGTTTGGATTCCAAAGAACAGGTGATATCTGTTGGGCAGCAGGTGACCAAATGGCTAGAGGTTTCTTAGTTGGTGGTACATCTGGTAGAACAACGCTTAATGGTGAAGGATTACAACATGAAGATGGACATTCTCATGTTATTGCAAATACAATTCCTAATTGTGTTACTTATGATCCTACATATGGTTATGAAGTTGCAGTTATTGTTCAAGATGGTATTAATAGAATGTATGGTGAAAAACAAGAAGATGTATTCTATTATTTAACTACATTAAATGAAAACTACAAACAACCTGCTATGCCAGAAGGTGCAGTTGATGGAATTTTAAAAGGTATCTATAAATTAAAAGATGTGGAAGCTAAAAATGACTATAAAGTTAAATTATTAGGTTCTGGTTCAATTTTAGAGCAAGTTAGAGTTGCTTCAGAAGTTCTAGCTTCTGAATATGGAATTGCTTCTGAAGTTTATTCTGTTACTTCATATAATGAATTAACAAGAGAAGCTCAAGATGTAGAGAGATATAACTTATTAAATGTAGAAGCAGAAGATAAAGTACCTTATATTGATCAAGTACTTGGTCAAGATGAAGAAAATATTATTGTTTCTACAACTGACTATATTAAGTCTTACTCTGAACAATTATCTCCATTTGTATCTGGTTCATTTAAAGCATTAGGAACTGATGGTTTTGGTAGATCTGATTCAAGAGCAAACTTAAGATCTTTCTTTGAAGTTGATTCTGATTTTGTTGTATTTACAACATTAGCTCAATTAGCTAAAGCTGGAAAAGTTGAAAATTCAGTTGTATTAGAAGCAATGAAGAAATACAATATTGATGCAAATAAAATCAATCCATTAAAAGCATAA
- the aceF gene encoding dihydrolipoyllysine-residue acetyltransferase: MSTIQDIFIPDLGGDTDVDLIEIMVSVGDEVEVEDGLITLETEKASMDVPTTHAGIIKEILVEVGAKVNSGDLIARVEVQDEVAVEETKAVEAPVAQEVSTPVETPAAASASNEPMNLKDAEAELQAISASGAEISCQFVNEQTICSVVEEVYVPDLGSDTDVDLIDIMVSVGDVVEFDDGLITLETEKASMDVPAPFAGEILEILVEVGGKVNSGDLIAKMVKTVVMENKVPTPSVTKTVEPKKEEKAPATIQAVAATSAPEATSVLTQKSKKVYASPSVRKLAREFGVDLGFVKGTGKKNRILKDDVKAYVKEQLNKPAVAAAGTGTGLGFNFPELKEIDFSQFGETETVELTRIQKISGPSLHRNWVSMPHVTQFDECDITEMESFRKAQNAIADGFKLSPLVFVVKAVAKALALHPKFNASLTPDGQSIVMKKYFHIAIAVDTPNGLVVPVIRDVDKKGFKEIAIEMAEISQKARDGKLKAQDMQGASFTISSLGGIGGTYFTPIINAPEVAILGLSKSEMKPVWDGENFVPRLTLPLSLSYDHKVIDGADGARFTTTLSKLLSDIRLLSL; this comes from the coding sequence ATGAGTACAATTCAAGATATATTTATTCCTGATTTAGGTGGAGATACTGACGTTGACTTAATTGAAATTATGGTTAGTGTTGGTGATGAAGTTGAAGTTGAAGATGGATTAATTACATTAGAAACTGAAAAAGCATCAATGGATGTCCCAACAACTCATGCAGGAATTATAAAAGAAATTCTTGTTGAAGTTGGAGCAAAAGTAAACTCTGGTGATTTAATTGCAAGAGTTGAAGTTCAAGATGAAGTAGCTGTTGAAGAAACAAAAGCAGTTGAAGCTCCTGTTGCACAAGAAGTATCTACACCTGTAGAAACTCCTGCTGCAGCTAGTGCTTCAAATGAACCAATGAACTTAAAAGATGCAGAAGCTGAACTTCAAGCTATTTCAGCTTCAGGAGCAGAAATTTCTTGTCAATTTGTAAATGAACAAACTATTTGTTCAGTTGTTGAAGAAGTATATGTTCCTGATTTAGGAAGTGATACTGATGTAGATTTAATTGATATTATGGTTTCTGTTGGTGATGTAGTTGAGTTTGATGATGGACTAATTACTTTAGAAACTGAAAAAGCTTCTATGGATGTTCCTGCTCCTTTTGCTGGTGAGATTTTAGAAATTCTTGTTGAAGTTGGTGGAAAAGTAAACTCTGGTGATTTAATTGCCAAAATGGTTAAAACAGTAGTAATGGAAAATAAAGTTCCAACTCCTTCAGTTACAAAAACAGTTGAACCTAAGAAAGAAGAAAAAGCTCCTGCAACTATTCAAGCAGTAGCAGCAACTTCTGCTCCAGAAGCTACAAGTGTATTAACACAAAAATCTAAAAAAGTATATGCAAGTCCTAGTGTAAGAAAATTAGCTAGAGAATTTGGTGTTGATTTAGGTTTTGTTAAAGGTACTGGTAAGAAAAACAGAATTTTAAAAGATGATGTTAAAGCTTATGTAAAAGAACAGTTAAATAAACCTGCAGTTGCAGCTGCTGGAACAGGAACTGGATTAGGATTTAATTTCCCTGAATTAAAAGAGATTGACTTCTCACAATTTGGTGAAACTGAAACTGTAGAATTAACAAGAATTCAAAAAATTTCTGGACCTTCTTTACATAGAAACTGGGTATCAATGCCTCACGTAACACAATTTGATGAGTGTGATATTACTGAAATGGAAAGCTTTAGAAAAGCTCAAAATGCCATTGCTGATGGGTTTAAATTATCTCCATTAGTATTTGTTGTTAAAGCTGTTGCAAAAGCTCTAGCTTTACATCCTAAATTTAATGCATCATTAACTCCTGATGGTCAAAGTATTGTAATGAAGAAATACTTCCACATTGCAATTGCTGTTGATACTCCTAATGGATTAGTTGTGCCAGTAATTAGAGATGTAGATAAAAAAGGATTTAAAGAGATTGCTATTGAAATGGCTGAAATTTCACAAAAAGCTAGAGATGGTAAATTAAAAGCTCAAGATATGCAAGGTGCCTCATTTACTATTTCATCTTTAGGTGGAATTGGTGGAACTTATTTTACTCCAATTATCAATGCTCCTGAAGTTGCAATTTTAGGATTATCTAAATCTGAAATGAAACCAGTTTGGGATGGTGAAAACTTTGTTCCAAGACTTACGTTACCATTATCATTATCGTACGACCACAAAGTTATTGATGGTGCTGATGGTGCAAGATTTACAACAACATTATCTAAGCTTTTAAGCGACATTAGATTATTAAGCCTATAA